The following is a genomic window from Bacillus sp. V2I10.
CCACCTCATCAAATGAAGTTATTGATTTTGTTGAATCTTCATCAGCAAACTGCCCCGCTGAAAATACATCCACTCCGGAAATTTTCAGCTGAGTGGAGAGGACTGATCCCTGATAACCTTGAGTTTTGATGCCGCAAATATGTTTCGCTGCTATTGCTCCTTGTTCATAAAGAGGTTTAACCAGTCCGTAAACGGTGCCGCGATGCTCTGCACACTCTCCGACAGCGTAAATATTGGCGGCACTTGTTTCTAAATAGTCGTTTACAGTAATAGCGCGATTTATATGTATCCCGCTATCTTGTGCCAGCTGTATATTTGGTCTGATTCCCGCTGCCATAATGACCAAATCTGCCTCAGCCTCTGTTCCATCTTGAAAACGAACGCCCTTTGCACGGCCGTTTCCGATGATCTCTTGTGTCTTCTTTTTTAAAAGAAAGTGCATGCCTTGCCTTTCAAGCTCTTTCTGAAGAAGGATGGATGCTGTCTGATCAAGCTGCCGCTCCATTAAATATTCAGAAATATGGACGACACTAACCTCCATCCCAAGGTTTAAAAGTCCTCTCGCCGCCTCTAATCCTAATAATCCTCCTCCGATAACCACTGCTTTTTTATATTGAAGCGAACTTTCAATCATTTTCCGGCAATCTTCGATTGTGCGAAAAGCGATCACTCCATCTTTATCAGCACCTGGAACCGGAAGAAAAAATGGTACAGAACCAGTGGCAAGAATTAGCTTGTCATAGGTTAACTCCCTCTCTTTATCTGTTTGAATAATTTGATTCAATGTATCGATATTCGTAACTGTTTCACCTGTAAACAGCTGTATATTATGTTTTGTATACCAATTAAGGTCATTTATTCTAAGATCATCGAAAGTCATACTGCCCTGCAGAACTGTTGATAGTAAAATTCGATTATAGGTAATGTGCGGTTCACTTCCGAAAATGGTAATATCAAACGCTTCGGCGTCAGTATTAATAATTTCTTCCACACAGCGAGCCCCTGCCATTCCGTTTCCTACTACTACTAATTTTTGTTTAGTCATTTTGAAACCTCCAGCATACTTCAAAATGGTAATTGAGATTATTATTATTTCATATTTCCTTTAAAAAAGTAGTAAGTATGTTACATTTCCTAACACGTTTTGTAATTTGCATGAGAGAAGAGAAGTATATAAAAAATCCCGCAGCCATCTGGCTGCGGGATTTTTTTATTTAGATTCTACAATTTCGCCCTTATAAAAACGCTTTTTATGAAGCTCAACCTTTAATCCTCTGCAGATTTGCTTCAGTTCACGCTCTTCTCGTTCTGTTACAAGCGAAACGACCGTTCCGTCTGCTCCATTTCGTCCTGTTCTGCCCGAGCGGTGAACATACTGCTCAACTGTTTCGGGAAGGTCATAATGAATAACGTGTGTAACCCCTTCAATATCGAGGCCTCTTGCCGCTACATCTGTAGCGAGGAGCATCGGAAGCTCTCCTGTACGGAAACTTTTGATGGCTGTTTCCCGCTCGCGCTTTGTAGAATCCCCGTGAAGAATGCCTAGCGGCAATCCTTTGTACATAAGCTTTTCTGCTAAAACAGCTGCATTTCCGATATCTTTTACAAATGCAATTGTTTTAGCTCCTTCTAATCTGGAGAACTTTTGAAGAAGATCTATTTTATCTCTCGCTTCTGCAGTGAAGTAAATATGATCGACTTCAGATTGGACACTTTCATCTCTGCTTACTTTAATGACTTCCGGGTTTTGCATCAGGCTTCTCGCTTCTGCTTCCGTTTTTTCCGGGAGAGTTGCCGAGAAAAGCAAGAGCTGTCTGTCCTTCAGTGTTGTTTTAATAATGTTTTTAATATCTGACAAATGTTCAGGCTGAAGGAGCTGATCGCCTTCATCAAGGACGATTGTTTTTACTTCATGCATTTTGATTTTCTTTTGTTTAATAAGCTCAGAGACACGGCCTGGTGTACCGACAATAATCTGCGGACGCTTTTTCAGCTTTTCCTGCTGTCTTTTCACATTTGCTCCGCCGATGAAAGAAGCTCCTAAAATGCCGCTTCCCTCCGACCATTTTTGAATCTCCTGATGAATCTGCATGACTAACTCGCGAGAAGAAGCCATAATTAACGCTTGAACTCCCTTGCTTTCTGCATTGATGCGCTCTAAAAGCGGAAGCAGGTAAGCAAGTGTTTTTCCTGTACCTGTTGGGGATTCAGCGATAACGTCACGTCCATCCAATATCATTGGTATCGCTTTTTCCTGTATAGCTGTCGGGTTTGTGTATGCTGCTTTCTTCCATGCCTCTTGTAAAAATGGCTTCGCTTCTGTCAGCAATGACCATGTATCGTTCATAATTTTCACCTTTTCATTTCTTTGGATTATTTCTTTTCAAGCAATGTGACACTTTCCACATGTGCTGTATGCGGGAACATGTCTACAGGCTGAATGTGCTTCACTTTATACACTTTTGAAAGTGTTTGAATATCTTTTGCAAGTGTTGATGGGTTGCAGGAAACATAGACGAATTTCTCCGGTTTGACCTTTAAGATCGCGCCTAATAATTTTGAATCACAGCCTGTACGCGGCGGGTCCACTACAACAACATCAGGACGCCACCCTTCCCCAAGCCATTTAGGCAGCCAGTGCTCAGCCGTTCCTTTTACATAAGTTGCATTTTTAACTCCATGCTTCTTTGCATTTTTCTTCGCATCAATAATGGAGTCCGCGATTGTATCCATCCCTCTGATTTCCTTCGCACCTTCAGAAAGCCACATGCCGATGGTGCCGACTCCGCAATATGCATCAACTACTTTTTCAGAACCTGTAAGCTGCGCCGCTTTTTTTACTTCGTTGTACAGCTTGACTGTCTGAACAGGATTTAATTGAAAAAAGGCACGTGCTGATAATTCAAACGAAAGATCGCCTAATTTCTCCTGAATAACTTCTTCGCCTTCTATGTGAATGGTTTTCTCTCCGAAGATCAAAGACGTTTTTTCACCGTTCACATTCTGCATGATGGATTTCACTTCAGGAAGGCGCTTCTGAATTTCACTGACAATGAGTTCTTTGCGCGGAAGATTCTCCTGTGATGTGATCAAAACAATCTGTACCTCACCGCTTGTAAAGCCGACTCGGCTGACAATCGTACGTACGATGCCTTTGCGCTTACGTTCATCATAAATTGAGACCTTCAAATCCTGCAAAATCTGCTTTACTGTTTGAGTTGCTTTATTTGTTGCTTCATGCTGTACAATACAGTGATCAATATTTACAAGATGATGGGAATTTTTGCTGTAAAGGCCGGAAATGACTTTGCCGTTTAGTAAACCAGTCTGGAACTGGCTTTTATTTCGGTAGTTCCAGGGATCATCCATGCCTATTGTTTGTCTGATTTCAACTTTACTTAAATCAAGCCCTGAATACCGCTCCATCGCCTGAACAATAATGTCTCTCTTTTCTTTTAATTGCTGTTCATAGGAAAAATGCTGAAGCTGACAGCCTCCGCACTCATGATAAACCGGACAAGGCGCATCTACTCTGTGAGGGGATGCCTTTCTGATTTTCTTGATCTTGCCTTCTGCAAATTTCTGTCCTATGTTCGTTGCTTCTACCACAACTTCCTCGTTCGGAAGGGCGCCGGGCACAAAAACGACTTGTTTTTTAAAGTAGCCTACCCCTTCTCCATTAATGCCGAGTCTTTTTATTGTGAGAGGAAAAGTCTGTCCTTTTTCAAGGGTAATTCCGATGTTTTTCTGATTGGTCTTCATGTTTGCCGCTCCATTTCTATTCAATGCTTCTCCATAAATAAAGAGATGCATAGCTTAAATAAGGTGACCACTCTTTGCTTAGGATCTCCATTTCTTCAAAGGTTGGTTTCCGTTCAAGCTGAAAATGCTTTTTTAATGCATTTTGTATACCTATATCTGCAAACGGAAAAAGGTTTGGACGGCCAAGTCCGAATAAAAGCAGATTCTGGACGGTCCAGGGACCTACTCCGCGTATTTTTACAAGCTCCTTATGAATATCTGCATCTTCCATATACTGAAGTTCTTCAAGGTTTATTTTGCCTTCAGCTATAAGCTTTGATGTATCAATCACATACTCCGCTTTACGGCCGCTGAACTGAAGCTCCCTTAAATCGCTGTAATCAAGTTCAGCCACTTTTTCAGGAGCCGGGTAAAACCATACACCATCAATCTGCTCACCGAATGTATGAACAAAACGCTCTGTCAGTGTATAGGCGAATTTCAGGTTGAGCTGCTGATGAATAATGCACTTCATCAGACAGCCGTAAAGACTAAAATCAAGCACGATCGGCGTCCCGTCATGCGCTTCGAATATTTCTGCAATGTTTGAAGAACGAAAATGTGTTTGAACATCAACTAAAGAAACATCCCACTGAAAAATACGCATCGTTTCTTTTATTGCAAAGTTTTTATCCGATTTGCCGCTGAGAAGAAATTCAGGAGCCATTTTAGTGCCCATTCCTTTTACGGTTACAACAAAAGGATCGTTGTTCTGGTTTCGGAGAGGAATAGAAACCTCACGCTTCTCTATACGGACATGGTGAAGCGGATCCATTGATAAACGATCAAGCACACGGTCAAAATCATATGGAGGTTCAATTCGTATACGTTCTTCCCACATAGTCATCTCAAATCCCTTATTTTTGATACTGTGTATTATACCATGAATACACAAGCGGGAAACGCAAAACTCCCTCCGAGCCTAGGTCAAAGGGAGTAAAGGAATGGCTGGTGAAATGTTCGGTCAATCATCAGATCATCAAGGCTTTTAAAGATATATCCTTGTTTTGTTAAATCTTCTATCGCACGGTCAAGTGCTTCTGCATTATCTTTAGAGACAGTATGCAGCAAAAGAATACAGCCGGGGTGAATTTGAGTCATGATTTGATCATATGAGTATCTCCAGCCTTTTTGTGCATTCGTATGCCAGTCGACGAAGGCAAGCGACCAGAATACCGGCTGATAGCCAAGTTCTCTTGATAAAGACAAAACCCGTTCACTGAAAACACCTCTTGGCGGGCGCAAATAATTGATGCCATGGTAGCCTGTTAGCTGCTCCGTTTTCAGTCTTACCGAGTCCAGCTCTTTCTTAAACCGTTCATCACTGACTTTTGTTAAGTCCGGGTGATGCCATGAATGGTTTCCAACAATATGGCCATCATCTGCCATACGCTTGACAAGCTCCGGCTGATCGAGCAAATAATGACCTGTTACAAAAAAAGCGGCGGGAACTTTTCTTTTTTTCAGCACATCAAGGACGCTTCCCGTATAGCCGTTTTCGTAACCATTATCAAATGTTAAGTAAATATATTTTTGAGTCGGGTCACCCATAAAAAAAGAATTATACTTATTCAGCAGCTTCTCAAGCGGCAAACCAGGATTTGCTGATTTGTGATTTTTGCTTTTTTCAAAGCCCCAGTTGATCGGCTGGTTAGAGACAGACGCTTTTGCCTCATGAATTCCGAATGATAAAAACAGCAGAACGCTTAAAATAGTGCAACAGTATTTCAAAAAAATCGCTCCCCTGACATAGTTTCTATTTATAGTGTCGGAAAGAGCGTGAATTAAATACTGTTTTTCAGCAGGTAACATATGGGAGGGAACTTAAGAAAGTCCATAGGTCTTTTATTGCAAAACTCCCTATTTATTTAGCGGATTTTACTCATATATTTGAGTTTCGTTTAGGCAACTGATTTTATTGATTTCTCCTAATTACTTCTATTTTGTTTTTTCAATCATTTTGTCTTTTTAGCCAAGTTTCTCTTTTTAATTTAATAAAAAAAAGCCGGAATAAATCCGGCTTCTCCTTAACTGAAAACAGGTTCTTTGAATTGTGAGAGCTTTTCAAGAGAGGACTGATCAACATCTGCATGCAGGCTGTTGCCGTGTGAGTCCATTGTGACTACCGCGGTAAATCCTTCAACCTTCAGGTGCCACATCGCTTCTGGAATGCCGAACTGCATAAGATCTACGCCTTCAACTGATTTAATACAATCTGCATAGTATTGTGCGGCTCCGCCAATTGCATTCAGATAGACTCCTCCATGTTCATTAAGGGCTTTCAGCGTTTTTGGCCCCATGCCGCCTTTTCCAATGACCGCGCGAATACCGAATTTTTTCATGATATCGCCCTGATAAGGCTCCTCACGAATACTTGTTGTCGGCCCGGCAGCCTTCACGTGCCAATTTCCATCTTCATCCTTCAGCATGACTGGACCGCAATGATAGATAATTTGACCGTCAAGATCGACCGGGGCGTCATTGTCAGATAAGTATTTGTGAATCGCGTCGCGGCCCGTGTACATCATTCCATTGATATGAACAACATCCCCAACTTTTAATTCACGGATTTTTTCTTCTGTAATTGGCGCTTCCAGCACAACTTCACGTGAAGCTTGAGGTGCTTCATCCGCTTGATCTGCATCATTCAAGTTTGGCATCTCACCCTCTTGGTACAGCCAATTTTGAATTTCACCGCTTGCAGCATCAATGTTTACCCCTAAACGGCGATATGCCCAGCAATTATATGCAACAGATACAAAGAAGCTAGCAGGAATCCGATTTATTACTCCAACCTTGCACCCTAACAGAGTAGCTTCCCCGCCAAAGCCCATTGTACCGATTCCGAGCTGATTGGCTTTTTCCACAATGTACTCTTCAAGCTTTTGAAGATCCGGGTTTGGATTGACGTCTTCTGAACTTCTGAAAAGCTGTTCTTTTGCAAGCTCATAGCCGGAAGTGCGGTCTCCGCCAATTCCCACTCCAATGAACCCTGCGCTGCAGCCTTGTCCTTGTGCCTGATAAACAGAATGAAGAATGCATTTGCGGATGCCGTCCAAGTCCCGGCCAGCTTTTCCAAGTCCATCAAGCTCGCACGGAAGACTGTATTGAATATTTTTATTTTCACAGCCGCCGCCTTTTAAAATTAAACGGGCATCAATATAGTCTTTTTCCCATTGCTCAAATTTAATGACGGGTGTGCCGTATCCAAGATTATCACCGCTGTTCTCACCGGTTAACGAATCCACTGAGTTTGGACGAAGCTTTCCGTCTTTTGTCGCTTGAGCAATGGCGCGTTTGATCTCTTCTTTCATTTGAAGCTGATTAGCACCAACGGGAACCTTCAGTTTGAAAGTCGGAAGTCCTGTATCCTGACAAATTGGCGATACATTTTCATCAGCCATTTTGATATTTTCCGATATAGTTGCAAGAGACAATGCAGCACGCGTACCTGCATTCTCTTTCATTTTTGCTTTCAAAATTGCACGGCGGACATCCTTAGGAAGGTTTGTAGATGTCTCGACAATTAAGTTGTACATGCTTTGATAAAAATTTTCCATCCTGTTTCTCCCCTTATTGTCTATAGAATTCGGTCAATTTCATTCAATTTTTATTATACTCTTTTGTGTTTTGGATGGAAAGGCTTACAGATTAGAAATGCGGAGTCTGCTGTCCGGCTAAAAAAATGGATTGCAGAAAACCCAGTCAAGGAGCACCCTAACCCATATGCCAGCCAACAGCGAATTTTAAATAAAAACCATCCGTTCATGCGGCTGAAAGTCTTTGTTTCTGGCCAGTCAGAAGGGCCACTGAACAGTTTCCCACAGATGAGTTTTATTAGTACCTCGCTTAAAGCTTTTTTAGAACCCTAGGCCTAGCCTAGGGTTTTCATTTTCACAAAAAAACTGCCCGGACACAGTCCGGACAGCTCCTACCTATTTTACTTCTTTAGGAAGGATCTGAATATCTAAGCTTCGTTTAATATCTAAATACTGATAGGCAACGTTCAGAGTTCCGCTTTTTTTTGTTTTAATCTTGCCGCTTCTCCATTCTGCTAATTCGGGAGGAGACAGTTCAAAGAAAATCTTGTCTGTGTTCATGCCGAATCTATTTCCATCCTTATCAATGGCTGTAGCGGTTAAGCGAATGTTTTTTCCTTCAATCACTTGTTCAGTATTTGGATTCACTTCAATGTTTACTGGTTTAATTAAATCAGGGTCTATTACAGTCACAGTAATGGTACTGCTCTTGCCACCTGAGATGGCTGTAATATTTGCTGTTCCTCTCTTAACCGTTTGAATTGTTCCATCCTCAGATACTTTTACTGCCTTTTCATTATCTGAAAACCATTTAATATTGACACCTTCGAGTGAACTTAAGTTCACAATATAGTTTCCTGTAATCTCTCTGAAGTCACCAAACAGATTTAAGCTGCGTTTTGCTCCCGCTGCTATTTTCATCTGGCGTTTTTCGTTAAGAGCATCATCTACAATGGAAACATCCGTAAGCAGAGGATTGAACTTGTATTGCATTCCAGCGTTTGTGACTTCCAGAATTCCGCTGCCAAGAATATTTCCTTTATCGTTTGTTACATATCCTTTGCTTGCTCCATTTCCTGTTATAGTGTATTTCACACCATCTTTTTGCCAGGATTGAAGGATGTGAAGGTGGCCAAACAATACTTGAATATTTACATGTTTATTTTTCTTTTTGTAAGTTCCAAGAATGGTTTCAAATTGCTTGGCATCTGCAGGATTCATTTCATGCTTCGTGCCAAAATCGTCCTTCGTTGTATTATGCGTTACGACAAGAACGTTTTTCTTTTTGTTTTCCTTAAGAACTTTCCCAAGGTAATGGAACTGAGTGGAATCAGAAGCTGAAATGCTTTGGCCAAAGGCACTGTTCAAACTTACAACCAATGTGTTTCCATACTCAAAATGGTAAGTAGGAGAGCCAATGAAGTTTGAATAATAGTCAATGTTCCCCTGAAACGATTCATGGTTTCCCGGTGTAGCAAAAAACGGTTTTCCTGAAAGAAGATTAATATCTTCCTTTGCTCTATTCCATTCAGCTTCAGATGAAGTATCCACGATGTCCCCGACATGCATGACAAAATCGGAATCTTCTTTTTCAGCCCGTTCAAACAAACGCTTTGAATAAGTAAATCCTTGAGTATCAGGCAAAATGGAAATGTTAAATTGATTTGCTTTTTCCGGCTGCTTTAGCACCTGTGTTTCAAATTCTTTTACATATGGTGTCATCACATTCCCGCTGTTATCCTTAGCCTCAATCATAAACGAGTGCTTGCCATTTATAAGAGGTTTTTCAGGCAGTGCATATGCCCACCCAGTCTTTTCATCATAATGAACAGATGCAGAATGGCCGTCAATTTTCACTGAAGTGCTGCCCTGCTTCACTCCGCTCTTTTCGTCCCTAAGCTTAAATGTAATTCTTGGTTCATCAGTTTTTTCTATCACTTTTCCTGTCGGAGTTACATTTGAAAGAACCGGCTCCTCTGTATCTTCACTTAGATCTACCGTTATTTTCTTGTCTACAGCCGGAACGGAAATATTTCCACTTGTGTCGCGTGCCGTAGCTGTCAGATGATAAATACCTTCTGACAGATTTTCAGCGGATGCTTCCACTCTGCCCGTATCAGCCTGGTATGTGTGAGGAATCTTTTCACCATTTAGTTTCACTTCAATTGAATCAGCGTCTACTCCCGACTCCTGATCAATTAAAAGAGAAGAAAACGAAATGTTGTTTTCATAGACCATATTGCCTGATGGTGTTACCTCTTTAAATTCTGGACCGTTAAAATCCTCTGTTTCACTTGAATACATGAATCTCATATGATCAAGAAAGACGGTTCCGCTGTAGTCCGGTACGTTTTTATTTGTTTCTACAAAATAAAGATAGTTGAAAACAATCGGCAGCGCCCAGTCCTGAGGAAGTTCAGCCTCAAGGTATTTCCATCCGATCCAGTCTACTTTAGGTGCAAGATCCAAGGTTTTGTTAACATTATTCGCTTTAAAAATCAGGCGTGCCCACGGCGCTTTTCCGTCCCCGTAGACCCATACTCCAAATTTCTTCGGTCTGATGTCTGTTTTATAAGTTTCATACATAGAATCAGCAAGCTCATCCGGCCATTTGCCAGCTGATGAACGGTACCAGTGAGGAACGACATTAATGGTTCCGTTGTACTTGCGTGTCCACTTTTTAGAATCATAATCGACGCGGAGACTTGTCTCCCCGAGTTTAGCTTGTTCGATTGACAGCCGGTGCGTTCCCCCCATGTAGCCTGTTACCTCATAGCCTTCATTAGGATATGTTTCGAAGTCGTCTACAACCTGCTCTTTAAGTCCAATCAAAAGCTCAATCTGTTTTTCAATGGTTCCTAGCTTGGCAGAAACAGTCGTTCTTGTTCCTGCAGGCACATCTTCTCTAACTTTAATCGTGCCATCTGCAGCAATTTCTCCATATTCTTGAGCCATTTTCCATTCAATAGCGTCTCCAGTCAGAACAACATCTTTCCCATCTTTCCTTGCTGTTACCTCCAGTTTCTTTTCTTCTCCAGGCTGAAGAATAACTGGTCCCCCGTCAGTAAAATGGAATTCATCTACCTGGTCAATCACATTAACAGATGCCTGGCCGCTTTTTCCATTAATAACGGCTTCCACTTTGTCCGTTCCTGCTAGTTCCGGAGCTTTATATAGTCCAGTTTTATCAATCGTTCCTTTTGAAGCTCCCCAAGTAACGGAACGGCTTGCAATTGATACCGGATTCCCGTTGTTGTCTGTTGCTTTCACTCCAAATGGAAAAGCTGCATTTTTAAAAATCGTGATATCCTTTTCCACGACTACTTCTCCGATTTCACCTGTTTTTTCTGCATGATTTACAAAAAGAATTCCGTTTGTAATGGAGCGGGAATAACCGTCTCCGGGATGATTCGCTGTTTCCAGAGCACTTTGGCCTTTGGACTGGACAATCATTTCTGTGGAACCGCCCCCGTCAAGTCCAAGTGCAGCAACTGCCCCCTGTTTTTCCATGAGTTCAGCCATTTCAACAAGCGTTACCCCTTTGCTTTTGTCAAAAAGAGTACTTGGTTTATCAATTGTCATAGAAATAACTTTTTGATCTGCCGTTATTCCTATTGCTGTTCTCGCACTTTTAAGAAGGACGTGATTTCCATATTTTGCAATAAACTCTTCTTTTGTAAGCGCCTTTCCGTCTTTCACCAGCCAATTGTAACCGCCTGTTGCTTCAGTAATATCGTTTTTCAGAACCCTGTTTTCACCTGCAAAGAGGTCAAACTGAAATGAAATGCTCATACCTTCTTTAAGCTCGCTCCTGATCAAATCTGCTTTTGATCCAAAGCCTGCAATTATGATCCCGTCTTCAGGAATATCCATAGTTTCATAGGATGAAAAGATTTTCTCAATTTTACCTGTGTAAGCTTGTCCCGCTTTAATAGATTCCAAGTTCTCAACTTTTCTTACAACAGCAATTGCCCCATTGTTTATAAACGTTTGGTTGCGGTCATCAAACGTCAGCTGTCCTTTTTGATTTAGCTGAGGTGTATATATTCCGAGCTTTTCTCCCGCATTTTCGTTACGGTTCAGTGTATCTACATTCACGCTTTTGCCATCAAACGTAAGCGTTCCTCTCATTTCAACTTCATCGATGAAGGCTTTTTTATTTTTATCTACTGCAAAAACAGGAAAAAGAGGAATGTGGGAAGGATAGCTGTGATTAATAAGAAGATTGCTGTTTTTAACCTGCAAAGTCATATTGATTCCTGTTTGCATATTAAACATATCTCCATTAATGCCGGCAACGATGTCTTTTCCCTTAAATTCCTCTCTTGAAGCCTGTGAAGGAAGACTTTCGCTGGCAATGACTTTTTCCAACGCCTTGGATGTAATAACGGATACATTGGGGTTGGTCAGATCTGCTTCAAGTACATTTATTCTTTGACTGTTTCCAGCAGATCCGCCAAAATTTTCAACTTGATTTTCAGTGTGTTTGATGCCTGAAGAAATCATTTCACTTTTAAGTATTTCACTCTTTTCCGCGTCATCTGTTCCTTCTCCAAGAACAGACACGGGCTGCATGAATAGAGATCCGGCCATCAAAATGGCCATAAGGGAATTAAAACCTTTCATCTTGCACCTCCGAATAGTTTTTTAGTACTTCTCTATTCTAGAAGGAAAATGTTGATAGGATTTGGGATTATTTTAAATACTTGTAAATTTTTTGAGGCTAAAAGTATTGACTAGTGTGGAGGGATTGTAAATCCAATTCCAAAGAAGGTTGAATTAGGAGAATATTGGTTTTTGCATGCGTGACATTTAGACTAACAAAAGGAGAATAAAATTTATTCAAAATATGTAACATATTTAGGACTTAGAAACACATGAAAGTATAATTTCAAGGTACATAACACAGCAACAAAAAAGAGCACCATCCCTAGTGCCCCTTATAAAGCTATTTTTTATCCCAGTCCTTTTTAAACTGTTCCTGCTTCACTTCAAGCTCATCAAGCATTTTAATTAAACGATCAATATCCTCGACGTCTGTTGACTCAGGATCCATTGAATCGATGACATTCATAAACATATTTAAGCGTGTTTTTAAATATTTTAACTGTGAGTCTTTATCATGAACGGCGTTGCCCAAGATGTATCTCTCCTTTCACTGATAGTGATATCGTAGCTTATTCGCCCTTCTTTGACAACAGTACATTCGGAGAAGGTATTCCAAAATATGATGTTCATGATAGAATGTTCTCTATGTGAACTTGAAA
Proteins encoded in this region:
- a CDS encoding phosphodiester glycosidase family protein codes for the protein MKGFNSLMAILMAGSLFMQPVSVLGEGTDDAEKSEILKSEMISSGIKHTENQVENFGGSAGNSQRINVLEADLTNPNVSVITSKALEKVIASESLPSQASREEFKGKDIVAGINGDMFNMQTGINMTLQVKNSNLLINHSYPSHIPLFPVFAVDKNKKAFIDEVEMRGTLTFDGKSVNVDTLNRNENAGEKLGIYTPQLNQKGQLTFDDRNQTFINNGAIAVVRKVENLESIKAGQAYTGKIEKIFSSYETMDIPEDGIIIAGFGSKADLIRSELKEGMSISFQFDLFAGENRVLKNDITEATGGYNWLVKDGKALTKEEFIAKYGNHVLLKSARTAIGITADQKVISMTIDKPSTLFDKSKGVTLVEMAELMEKQGAVAALGLDGGGSTEMIVQSKGQSALETANHPGDGYSRSITNGILFVNHAEKTGEIGEVVVEKDITIFKNAAFPFGVKATDNNGNPVSIASRSVTWGASKGTIDKTGLYKAPELAGTDKVEAVINGKSGQASVNVIDQVDEFHFTDGGPVILQPGEEKKLEVTARKDGKDVVLTGDAIEWKMAQEYGEIAADGTIKVREDVPAGTRTTVSAKLGTIEKQIELLIGLKEQVVDDFETYPNEGYEVTGYMGGTHRLSIEQAKLGETSLRVDYDSKKWTRKYNGTINVVPHWYRSSAGKWPDELADSMYETYKTDIRPKKFGVWVYGDGKAPWARLIFKANNVNKTLDLAPKVDWIGWKYLEAELPQDWALPIVFNYLYFVETNKNVPDYSGTVFLDHMRFMYSSETEDFNGPEFKEVTPSGNMVYENNISFSSLLIDQESGVDADSIEVKLNGEKIPHTYQADTGRVEASAENLSEGIYHLTATARDTSGNISVPAVDKKITVDLSEDTEEPVLSNVTPTGKVIEKTDEPRITFKLRDEKSGVKQGSTSVKIDGHSASVHYDEKTGWAYALPEKPLINGKHSFMIEAKDNSGNVMTPYVKEFETQVLKQPEKANQFNISILPDTQGFTYSKRLFERAEKEDSDFVMHVGDIVDTSSEAEWNRAKEDINLLSGKPFFATPGNHESFQGNIDYYSNFIGSPTYHFEYGNTLVVSLNSAFGQSISASDSTQFHYLGKVLKENKKKNVLVVTHNTTKDDFGTKHEMNPADAKQFETILGTYKKKNKHVNIQVLFGHLHILQSWQKDGVKYTITGNGASKGYVTNDKGNILGSGILEVTNAGMQYKFNPLLTDVSIVDDALNEKRQMKIAAGAKRSLNLFGDFREITGNYIVNLSSLEGVNIKWFSDNEKAVKVSEDGTIQTVKRGTANITAISGGKSSTITVTVIDPDLIKPVNIEVNPNTEQVIEGKNIRLTATAIDKDGNRFGMNTDKIFFELSPPELAEWRSGKIKTKKSGTLNVAYQYLDIKRSLDIQILPKEVK
- a CDS encoding SE1561 family protein; its protein translation is MGNAVHDKDSQLKYLKTRLNMFMNVIDSMDPESTDVEDIDRLIKMLDELEVKQEQFKKDWDKK